In the genome of Hyalangium ruber, the window CTCCAGCAGCGCTTCACACAGAGCAAGGTATGCGGTCTCGGCGAGACCGACCCGACGCTTGAAGTCGCTGGTAGGCCCGCTCATGCCTTCCAGCCATAGCTCCACCAAGTCTGGTGCATGCCGGAGGACTGGCGCAAAGTCCTTGGCTTCGATGTTCGCCAGGAGAAGGCTTGCCCCCGAGCGCTGGGCCGCGTGAATGAGCTCGACCGCTATGTCACGAGCGCGTTTGTACACCTTGGCCTGGGCCTCGCCAGTGAAGGCCCTATGCAACTCAGTTGGCCCCGGTGTCACAGAGAACCTGAGCAGTCCGGAGTCCTCATCTGTCCGGTCTACGGTCAGAGGCGGGTCCACATCCGGGGCGTGGCCTTTCTCAGCTGCGAGGAAGCTACTGGCGATGTCGATGGCGAGACGGATCTCCGCCGGATCGCCTCCTCGCTGCCGCGCTGCCTCCAGAAGGCGCCACGGAGCCAGTCGCGGTGCGACCTGCTCGAAGGGCAGAGCCCCCGCGGCTGCGATCAGCGCGCCAGAACCGTAGTGGTTGATCCAGTGCTCCGCCTCTGCGGACCAGTGCCAGTTCAGTGCAAGCAATGCACGCCCGAACCGCGTCGCGTCCGCTCCTGCGAGTGCTCGGTACGCGAAGCGGCGAAGATTCTCGTCGGAGCCTTCGGCAACGTTCATAAGCCAGGAACAGGCGGCTTCGCTGAGCGCAATCTCGTGTTGAGACAACAGGATGAGGAGGGTGCGCTGCTGTGCCGCTGAGCCGGTGCCGAAGCGGGCAATCAACGTGTCAACGTCAGCTGGCTCAGGCTTTCTCAGGATGACGCCAAGATCCACAAGGATGTTCTTGAGATCTGCCTCAATAAGTGTCTTCAGTTGAATCAGCGCATCCCGCTCATGCAACTCCAACATGAGTAGATGGTTGGCAGCGAAGAGTTCGTTGCCCTCTTCCCTTTCGGGGCTACTGAGTCTCAAGGCTCGGGCCGCCGCCCCCTCCCTCTCCTGGGCGAGTACAAGATGCGCGGTACTCTGGATGGCAGCCCCATATCGGGAAGAGGGAGGGCAAGTGGCTAGATTCTGCAACTTCCGGCGCAGGAGGTCAGCCAAGAGGTCGGGAGCACACCGTGCCAACGCTGGCTCCAGTTCCTCGAAATCGTGTTCCTCGACCGTGTAGTGGCGCTGACGGTAGAGCTTGTCGACGTCGATGGAGGCCGCAGCTGCACGGACCTCATCGACGAAGGCGGCCGGTGGCGCGAATGCTGGGTCAAGCCACAAATCGCGCGTCCGTTGGATTCGTGCGCGGGGCCCCACGCCGGTGTCGTTCAGTACGTTCTCGACATGGCGCCGCTCCAGCGGGAAGAAGCTCCTGCTTGGATGCGGTAGGTAGTCCCTCTCGTATTGAAGGCTGCGATCCAGGCCCGGATCGATCGCGACCGCTGCCGTTTCGTCTGCTTCCTCGCCGGTCAACCACAGCAGCAGTGCTGCCGCGCGAGAGGGGAGTGCCGGATTCACCAGTGCTTCCGGTGTGCGCGCTCTCACTGCAACCGAAAGTGCCCGCAGCGCGTTCGTCGTTTCCGCTGGATCGACTTCGTTGAGAAGGCAGAGCCAATTCAGCCCATCCCAACTCTGGTTGCGTCCGCCGGCAGCCATGGCGATAGCAGCAGTCTCGAATACAACAGCGGCAGGGGTGAGGGGGAATCCTTCCAGAAGAGATGGCGCCGTCTGTCCCAGAATGCCATCGTCCCGATCCACGAACTCAAGTTCCCGTCCAAGCACCTTCAGCGATCCAGAGGCATCCACTCCCACCCGCGTGAGAAACCGTCGCGATCGCTGTCGGTCGGCGTCCTCAAACTGAGGGTCAAGAGCCTCGACGTCGCGCGAGACGATGCTAAACCAGCGGCAAACTCTCTCCACGATGACGGAGAGGACGGAGGCGTTCGACCGAGGGATCGAGCGCAGGGCATTCACCGCCCAGAGGCGGGCGGACGCGTGGGTATGCTCGCGCGACTGCTCGATGGCGTCGAGCAGTGCTTCAGGCAGGCTCGTCGCCAGTCCCGACAGCTCACGTCGGTGCGCCTCGGTTACGTTCTGCGTCTGCAGCCAAGCAGTCACCAGCACGCCAGCCACGGGGGTGGCCGTGGGCCCACCCCGTTCGACGAGAATGGACACCGCCGCGCGGAGAATCTCCGCACGCTCGTCGAGCCCGGTGATGGGATCCAGCCATTGAGTCAGTGCAGTCTCGACGGTGGCGAATGTCGTCGGGAGTGCGGCGTCCAACTGCGAGAGCAGGGCGGCGCCCAGCGCGTGGGACACGACAGCAGGCTTGAGCTGAAGCTTGCCAGCCGACCCGGAAGTGGTGAACTGACCATCAATGATGTCGCTCAGTCTCGCGAACACTTCGCGGTCGGTCAGATCCGGCCTCGTGGTGGTCTCCCCCAGCGTCCTCAATGAGAAATCCCGGACGCCGTCACGGTAGTGACACGCTATCTCCTGCAGCCAAGCTCTCCAATCGTCCTCGCTGAACGATTTCCCAGCACGGTCTCCAAACGTGTCCCGGCCATACTCCCAGAGAACGCGGTGGACGGTGACCTGGCCTGCCTCCACCAAGCGCTCACGGAACCTGATCACCAATTTGAACAAGCGCGGTGTGCGCGACAGTGCAATCAGGTCCGGGGGGAGGTCGCCTTGTTTCAACCCTTCGAAGGCCAGCATCTGATCGAGCTCGCCACCCGGGGAGACGTCGTAGGGGTCGACCTGGACGAACACCGCAGGCGCGATGAGGCCGCGCAATCGCTGGAGGCGATTATCCAGATGGTGATTGCGCGTGCTGAGGATGACCCGGATGCGCCCTTCGAAAGTCTCTGCTTGGAACCCCTTCAATATCTGAAGCCAGGGAACGGACGGTTCCTGGTTCATGCCATCGAAGAGGACCGTCAGGACAGGTCCTTCATCGCCTGGCCGCTTGAGCAACTTCTCAAGGCGCCGAAGCCAGTGATCACGGTCACGGACCTGGGCCAGTTCATGAAGACGGTCTGCGAGGAATCGCTTGATCGCTGTTTCCGAACTGCCGGTGAACTCCACCGCCGTTGAAGAGGGCACGATGAGGATGATTGGCTGCTCGTCCTTGTGGTCCACCAGCCAATCGAGCGTTGCCCAGGTTTTACCGACACCTTCGTACCCCACGACTGCGACCGGTGCATCTCTTTGGGCTGCGTCCCTCCACCACGTGGTCAGTCCATCGTGGGCGGCATCCCGCCGAACCTTCCGGTCTTGTGCCCCACCGGCTGCGTTCTGGCCGAGGGCGGCATTGGAGGCTTTCGGAGAGTTCCAGATCTTCTCCAGTCTCGTAAGGGATTCCGCCCTCAGCGCATTGAACCCCAAGCTCCATGATTGGAAGTCACGGCGGAGCCGGTCCAGGGCCTCGGTCGAAACGGGCTGTAAGGCTCGGGCATGCACTCCTGCCTCGGCGGAGAATTCAGCTGCGACGAGGTTGGGAGCGGACGCACAGAGTGCGGCGAGCGAGGCAAGCTCCGCAGGCTTCCAGTCCAAGATGAGGACGGGAACGCCAATCAACTCGCCTTTCTGAACGAGGCTCTGTTCAATCTGCTCTGGAACTTCGCGCGTGGCGACGAGGATCCAGGCTTCGAGCGCTGCGTCGCGGGCGAGTGCGTGATCCAGTTCGCCCAGGAGTTCACGCTCGCTGAAGGAGGTGGTGGCACTGTACTTCTTGCACTCGAGTCGCAGCCGGCGACCTTGTCGCCCAGCGGGCCCGGCGTCACCGCCATGCTGGAAGCCGGACTGTGCGACGGCGACCGTGACGCCGAGCAGTTGGCCGACCAGCGCGGCGGCCAAGCGCTCAAGCTTTGAGGCATCGCTCTCTGCGTGAAGCGCAGCCTTCAGCTTCCTCTCGTTGTCCCGATCTGTTGCGGTCAGCATCATGAGTTCGGCTACGAGAGTAGCGTGCTTTTGCGTGTCACCGAACCACTCTGGTTCAGCTGACTGAACGGTCGGTCAGCTGAACCAGAGACCGCGTGCGAGTCCCCCCTAAGCGGGAACGTACGCCAACCTGATCACGTCCTCGTCCATTCGCTGGCTGGATTTGAGGTGGAGTGGCGGCCGAGGGCCGGCGAAGAAGGGCTTGCCGGAACCAAGCACGACGGGGTGCAGGTAGACGCGATACTCATCAATGAGACCGAGGTCCGTCAGGCTTCGCGCCAGGTCCGGGCCTGCAACGTCAATCTCTCCCTCGAGCTCTGCCTTCAGCCGGCGGACCGTCGCCTCGAGGTCGTTCGCGACAAGGGTGGCGTTGGGGCCGACGGACTTCAGCGTGCGTGACACGACCCACTTCGGTTGGCTCCGCCAAGCCGTTGCGAAGTCGCGTTCCGCCGCGTCCCACTCAGGATGATCCTCGTCCCAATAACGCATCACCTCGTACATGCGGCGACCGTACACACTGCCAGCCAGACCGCGAACCTGCTCGATGAAATGGCGAAAGAGGACGGGGCTTGGCGCAAACGCCATGTGGTCGACGTAGCCGTCCAACGACTGGTTCATTCCGAAGACGAGTCGCGCCATCTCAAGGAATCTCCCCTCCTGGGTACTCTACGATGAGCCAGACACTCGGTCCACGCCGAGCCCCACGGGGGCGCTCTTGCAGCGGAGCAGAACAGAACCGCGGCCATCTCGAAGGAGCTTTCAACACTGGGCTGAGGGTGCTCCTTGAGCATTCAAGCCCGAACGAAGTGCCACAACACCCAGACGAACCCGGCCTCGAGGTGATATAGGAGCCCCGTGCTGCGGATCTGGCTCTGCCTCTTCACCTTGCTCTTCGCCCCGGTTGGCGGCTTCGGCTTCATGCCCGCCGTGTCCTCCGGCGGCGTGTGCATGCAGAGCTGCCCGGACGATGATGAGCAGGGTCAGTGCGCTCTCGACTGCACCGACTGCACCTGTTGCTCCCATGTACGCCCGGTCGTGCTCGCCCGCACCAACACCGTCATCCCGAGCCCTCCCGAGCCCGACTCCACCGAGCATGACGAGCAGCAACCTCCGTCCGCCGACGCGGGCGACATCCTGCACGTCCCCATAGCCCACCTCGCGTAAGGCCACTGGTTCGCCGTCCTGTCCCTTGAGGCTGCACCGGGAGAGGTGTGCCCTTGCGCCACCTCGCCCGCGGTGCTCGCCCCGTGTCCGCGAGGTTCCCCGTGTTCCACCGTCTGACGACGGCAGCCCTCGGGCTTGCCGCCGTGCTTCTCTGTCCGCGCCTCGGTGCGGCTCAGCAACCCACTCCACTCACCCTGGAAGAAGCCCTGGCCCAGGCGCGTCAGCAGGCCCCGGCACTGCTGGAGGCCGCGGGCCGCGTGGCCGAGGCGCAAGGCCGCGTAGCGGGTGCTGCTCCCCTGTTGCGCGACAACCCCACCCTGGAGGCGGAAGCCGGGCCACGCACCTTGGAGGATGGGAGCCGTGCGCCGGATGTAGCCGTGGGGCTGTCCCAACCCTTCGAGCTGGGGGGCAAACGCGGCGCGCGTCGTGACGCGGCCCGTGCCGCCCTCGCCAGCGCCACGTCCCGGCTAAGGGACGCGGAGCGACAAGTCCTCGGGCAGGTGGCCGCGAGCTTCCTGCGCACGCTGCAGGCCCGGGAGCGGCTGCGCCTGGCGCGGGTAGCCCAGGAGGCCGCCCAGGACATCTTCCAGGTCGCCCAGCGGCGCTTCGAGGCGGGGGATGTGCCTGTAGTGGATGCCAACGTGGCGCGCGTCGCCCTCGCACGAGCCCGTGCGAGCGTGGCGGGCGTGGAGGGTGAAGAGGCTGCCCGCCTCGGCGAGCTGCGCGTCCTGCTGGGGCTGCCGGCGGATGCGGCCCTGGAAGTCACGGGCGACCTGAACGCCCTGGCCCGCCAGCCCGTGGAGATGCCCGCTGCTCCACCGGAGCGCCCGGACATCACCGCCCTCACGGAGGAGCTGAAGGAGGCACAGGCCGAGCTGCGGCTGGCCCAGGCTGCGGCGTGGCCCGACCTCAGCCTGGGGGTCCGCTATGAGCGCGAGGGCAACGAGTCGGCCATCGTGGGTGGGCTCAGTGTGCCGTTGCCCTTCTTCAGTCGGGGGCAGGAAGCGCGGGCGACGAGCAGTGCCCGGGTGCGTCTGCTGGAGCAGGCGCTGGAAGCCACCCGCCGAGTGCGCAACGCCCAGGTCGAAGCCGCCCTGGCTCAATACCGCAAGAACCACGAGGCCCTGGAGACGCTGGAGCGCGAGGCGCTGCCGCTGCTTACAGAGAACGAGTCCCTCGCACGCAAGTCTTACGAATCCGGGGAGATGGGGCTGGCCGAGTTCCTCCTGGTGCGGCGTGACGTCCTCGACGCCCGCGCCGACTACCTCGACCGCCTGCTGGAAGCCGCCCTCTCCCGCGTCCACCTCGCTGCTCAAGTTGGAGTTCTTCGATGAAGCCCTTGTACCCCATCCTCTTGGGCACTCTCCTTGCGGCGTCCGCCTGCAAGCGCCAGGAGCCGCCGGCCGAGAAAGAAGGCCACGCCCACACGGAGGAGGCGGAAGCCCACTCCGACGAAGGCCACGGAGAGAACGAGAAGATCGTCCACATCGATCCGGAGATGCTGCGCGACCTGCGCATCACCACGGCTCCAGCGCGAGAGCGTCCCGGGGGTGAGGTCGTCACCGCGCTGGGCGAGCTGACGTTCAGCGAGAACGCCTACGTCGAGGTGGCCACCCCCATCCCCGCCCGAATCGTCACCGTTCACGCCTCCACGGGGCAGAAGGTGAAGGCGAAGGAGCCGCTCGTCAACCTCCAGAGCCCCGAGCTGGGCAAGGCGCGCGCAGCCCTGCGGGCGGCCCAGGCACGAGCGAATGCCGCGCGTCAGGCCGCCGAGCGCAAGCGCACCCTGGCCGCCGAGCGCATCGTCGCGCAGAAGGACGTGCAGGCCGCCGAAGCGGAGGCGACCGCGGCCGAGGCGGAGGTCTCCGCCGCACAAGCCGAGCTGGGAGCGCTGGGGGCCGGCAACGCGGAGCTGAGCGGTGGACAGGGCGCTCCATGGTTCACGTTGCGCTCCCCCATCTCCGGCACCGTCATCGAGCGCCATGCCCGGGAGGGGCAGATGGCGGACCCCTCGCAGGCGCTCTTCCACATTGGCGACCTCACGCGCCTCTGGCTCATCGTCCAAGCCTTCGAGCGCGATGCGGTTCGCATCCAGCCCGACACCGAGGCACGCATCACCTTCGCCGCCTTCCCAGGCAAGGAGTTCACCGCCAAGGTGGGGCATGTCGGTCAGCGGGTAGACCCTGCCTCGCGCACCATCCCCGTGCGGCTGGAGCTGGACAACCCGGAGGGGTTGCTGAAGCCCGGCATGTCCGCCTCGGCCTTCATTCCCCTGGGAGAGAAAGGGGCTCGCATCCTCACCGTCCCGGCGGCATCGCTCCAACGTCTGGAGGACGGCTGGTTCGCCTTCATGCCCGTGGGCAAGGGCTCCTTCGAGCAGCGCGCGGTGGGCCGTGGCCGCACGCTCGGGGGAGAGGTGGAGGTGCTCTCGGGCCTCGAGCCCGGCGAGCCGGTGGTGGTGGAAGGGGCCTTCCTCCTCAAGTCCGAGGTGGAGAAGTCCCGTGGCGGCGGCGAGCAACATGAGCACTGAGGGACGCGAACCATGATTGCTCGAATCCTCCAGGCCTCCTTCTCCCGGCCCGGCCTCACCTTGGTGCTGGCCCTGGCCCTCTCGGCCTTCGGTGCGATGGCCTTCCGGGGCCTGCGCCGGGACGTCTTCCCGGACCTGTCCGCTCCCATCTTCAACGTCATCGTGCAGAACCCGGCCATGGGCGCGGAGGAGTTGGAGACGGCGGTGGCCATGCCCATGGAAGTGGCGCTGGCGGGCCTGCCAGACGTGCGCCGCATCCGCTCCACCTCTCAGCTCGGCGTCACCCAGGTGACGGTGGAGTTCGAGCCGGACGCGGACTACTACCGCAGCCGCCAGCTCGTGGCCGAGCGCGTGGCGGCGGCCAACACCGAGCTGCCGCCCGGCACGGACACGCCGCTCGTCTCCAGCCTCACCGGCCGGCTCAACGAGGTGTTCGAGTTCACCCTGGAGGCCGAGCCGGAAACGGTGGACCTGATGACGCTGCGGGACCTGGCCGAATTCGAGGTGAAGAACCGGCTGCTCGCGGTGCCAGGCGTCGCGGGCGTCGAGCGGCTGGGCGGCTACCTGCGGCAGTTCCAGGTGCAGCTCGACCTGGAGCCAATGGCCGCACGCGGCGTCAGCCTCGACGAGGTGGAGCACGCCCTGGAGGGCGCCAACCTCAACGCCTCCGGCGGCTTCGTGGTGCAAGGGCCCATGGAGTGGACGGTGCGTGCCGTGGGCCGCGCCCAGACGCTGGAGGATTTGCGCAGCACCGTGGTGGCCATGCGCGGGGGAACGCCCGTGCTGTTGGGCGACGTGGCCGACGTGCGCGAGGGCCCTGCCGTTCGCCGGGGGCTGGCCCACCGCCTCAAGGGCGAGGTGGTGAGCTGCCGCGTCATCAAGCAGTTTGGCGCGGACACCATGCGGGTGGCGGCGGGTGTACGCGAGGCGCTCACGGAAGTGCAACAGAGCCTCCCCAAGGGCGTGCACCTGCGTGTCGTCTATGACCAATCGGAGCTGGTGGGCTCCGCGCTGGGAGGTGTGAGCCGGGCCATCCTCCTGGGAGCCTTCCTCGTGGTGCTTGTCCTCTTCGGCCTGCTGGGGGACTGGCGCGCGGCCATCATCGTCACCCTCACGCTGCCGCTCTCCCTGGCCCTGGCGGGCCTGCTGCTGAAGGCCACCGGCATCGGCATCAACACCATGACGCTGGGGGGACTGGCCGTCGCGGTGGGCCTGCTGGTGGACGCGGCCATCATCGTCACCGAGAACATCGTCCACCGGCTCCACACCGGAGCGGACCCGCAGGCTCGGCGCAAGGAAGCGCTCTCGGCCTCGGTGGAGGTGGGCCGGCCGATCACCTTCGCCACCCTCATCGTGGTCTCCGTCTTCATTCCCCTCTTCGCCATGACGGGCATCGAGGGGCGCATGTACCAGCCCCTCGCGGCGACCGTGGTGGCGTGCCTCGCCGCCTCCCTGGCGCTCGCCCTCACGCTGGTGCCAGTGGCCTCCGGCCTCTTCCTCCGGCCGCGCAAGCAGGGGCAGCAAGAGGACGTGTGGCTCATCCGCAAGGTGAAGGCGGGGTACGCACCGCTGC includes:
- a CDS encoding dihydrofolate reductase family protein, yielding MARLVFGMNQSLDGYVDHMAFAPSPVLFRHFIEQVRGLAGSVYGRRMYEVMRYWDEDHPEWDAAERDFATAWRSQPKWVVSRTLKSVGPNATLVANDLEATVRRLKAELEGEIDVAGPDLARSLTDLGLIDEYRVYLHPVVLGSGKPFFAGPRPPLHLKSSQRMDEDVIRLAYVPA
- a CDS encoding efflux RND transporter periplasmic adaptor subunit, translating into MKPLYPILLGTLLAASACKRQEPPAEKEGHAHTEEAEAHSDEGHGENEKIVHIDPEMLRDLRITTAPARERPGGEVVTALGELTFSENAYVEVATPIPARIVTVHASTGQKVKAKEPLVNLQSPELGKARAALRAAQARANAARQAAERKRTLAAERIVAQKDVQAAEAEATAAEAEVSAAQAELGALGAGNAELSGGQGAPWFTLRSPISGTVIERHAREGQMADPSQALFHIGDLTRLWLIVQAFERDAVRIQPDTEARITFAAFPGKEFTAKVGHVGQRVDPASRTIPVRLELDNPEGLLKPGMSASAFIPLGEKGARILTVPAASLQRLEDGWFAFMPVGKGSFEQRAVGRGRTLGGEVEVLSGLEPGEPVVVEGAFLLKSEVEKSRGGGEQHEH
- a CDS encoding TolC family protein, with translation MFHRLTTAALGLAAVLLCPRLGAAQQPTPLTLEEALAQARQQAPALLEAAGRVAEAQGRVAGAAPLLRDNPTLEAEAGPRTLEDGSRAPDVAVGLSQPFELGGKRGARRDAARAALASATSRLRDAERQVLGQVAASFLRTLQARERLRLARVAQEAAQDIFQVAQRRFEAGDVPVVDANVARVALARARASVAGVEGEEAARLGELRVLLGLPADAALEVTGDLNALARQPVEMPAAPPERPDITALTEELKEAQAELRLAQAAAWPDLSLGVRYEREGNESAIVGGLSVPLPFFSRGQEARATSSARVRLLEQALEATRRVRNAQVEAALAQYRKNHEALETLEREALPLLTENESLARKSYESGEMGLAEFLLVRRDVLDARADYLDRLLEAALSRVHLAAQVGVLR
- a CDS encoding efflux RND transporter permease subunit, coding for MIARILQASFSRPGLTLVLALALSAFGAMAFRGLRRDVFPDLSAPIFNVIVQNPAMGAEELETAVAMPMEVALAGLPDVRRIRSTSQLGVTQVTVEFEPDADYYRSRQLVAERVAAANTELPPGTDTPLVSSLTGRLNEVFEFTLEAEPETVDLMTLRDLAEFEVKNRLLAVPGVAGVERLGGYLRQFQVQLDLEPMAARGVSLDEVEHALEGANLNASGGFVVQGPMEWTVRAVGRAQTLEDLRSTVVAMRGGTPVLLGDVADVREGPAVRRGLAHRLKGEVVSCRVIKQFGADTMRVAAGVREALTEVQQSLPKGVHLRVVYDQSELVGSALGGVSRAILLGAFLVVLVLFGLLGDWRAAIIVTLTLPLSLALAGLLLKATGIGINTMTLGGLAVAVGLLVDAAIIVTENIVHRLHTGADPQARRKEALSASVEVGRPITFATLIVVSVFIPLFAMTGIEGRMYQPLAATVVACLAASLALALTLVPVASGLFLRPRKQGQQEDVWLIRKVKAGYAPLLDACMRRAGRVRVVALAITVPALALAFAVGSDFMPRLDEGALLIQTMLPPEASLEEVDRLNHRMEDVLREFPEVEDVVRRTGRAERTEDPMPHTVSDVLVVLKPDRKKSLERLEAEMREAVEKVPGVSALFTTPLGMRIDEGLGGSPADVSVRIFGPDLETLAQLGERARAVMSRVEGVEDLRVEKLSGLPQLRIEVNRAAVARVGLTPGDVIRAVRVGLVGQEASQVWQGQRRFDLVLRLADHHRGDVTDLRNLLVDGHDGTRIPLSQLATIEETFGAGSVRREAGSRRIAVEAGVSGRDLGSTAAEIRERLSQELKLPTGYFIDVGGRVESQERAAQSLVMAIAVALLAVFVLLYLALGSLAEALVILATLPDAFVGGILALLIAGETWNVSSLVGLIGLFGIAVQNGLVLVSQTKSLMAEGKPFPEAVREASIGRVRPKLMTAGTAILGLLPLLVLPLHGTEIERPLAVVMVGGLLTSTVFTLLALPTFYALVHGVQERVGQRLAARRAP